TTACCATGAACCTAAAAAAGATCGGATATACCTTATATAGCTCCGAGTTGCATTAACAGGCTCAAATTATCTACAATCCCCTTTTCCTTTATTACCAATCCGTTTTTAATTTCTAAAATCGTGATTCCGGATACTGATATTTTTTTACCTGAAGACTCAACCCCAAACAGGTTTCCATTTTTGTGAGTTCCATCATATTTCCATTCTACCGTTATCTTTTGTTCAGCTTCGTCAGGAAGCAAATTCTCGATCGTAATTTTCAAGTCAGGAAAAAAGTTATAAGTCATTTCAAGCACAGATTTGTAATCTGCAATTCCCCTGTATGACTTCTCAAAATGTGTATAGTCTGCAATGATGTCTGAATCAGCATATTTATAAAGTAAATCAGCATTTCCTGCATTCCATATCTTCATATATTCCATTGCAGTCGCTTGCAGTTTCTCCTTGTCCATATTTTCCTGTTTTTGTATAAGGTAATCACTTTTGAAGGTCTTATAACTGAATTCAATAAAAAGGTCCTTGGCTCCGCTTAGCAACCTGAAATTGGTAGCTATAACGGAGTCAAAGCCCAGAATGCAGGTTTTTTTAGATAGAGAATACTCAGTAATAGCCCTTATCACTTATAGCTGTACATGTAAAGGATTTCGAAACTTGACGTGCAAAACTATTTTTCTGCTCTTCATTCTTCTTAGACTCTTTTGAGCAGGTGTATAGACTATTTTATTATCAAATCAAGCAACGAGTAATGCTATAATCTACCTTTATAAACCAACCTTATAAATAGCAGCTGGATCTGGGAAAATATTCATCGCTGCAAATTTGTCTAAAGGTATACTGCCTTCATACTTTGTACCTTTACGGGCATTTGGTCCTAAGTGCTGTAGCAAAATAGTCGGCGATGCCCATTTTTCGGTAAGCCAAAAATCGTTTGGGTTTTGCCAATCTCTGTGAAAACTATAATCTAAGCAACCTTCTTCCTCTAACACATAAGGAGAATAATCTTTTAGAAGTGCTACAAATTCGTCTACATATTCATCTGCAACCCTAAAACGGGCAGTAACGCCTATTGCTCCCGAATAATCTGTAGTTTTCATCCAGGTAAGGGTCTCTTCGAAAGTGAGTTTTTTATCTGACATAATTTTATTTTTTGGTTTCTACGGTACTGCAGGCGGTAAGAAAGCTGAATTCATATCAGCAACTTTGATGGCTTCTACTTCAGGTAGGGTAAATACAAGCGTATCTACTTTTTGGATCTCTACATCTATCTGGTCAAAAGCAATATCTTCTAGATGCCCTCCCAATTTTAAATCGTCCGAAATAAAATGAAAGTGCATGCCAGGAAAACAGGTGGCTGCTGCATGATTGGGCGTAAAATGCCCCACCATTATCCCACTGACATCGTGGTTGGTATATAATACACGACGCTCCCTATTTTCGATAAGTGTTTCGTTGTTTTTATATTCTATAGCCGAACCCATTTCCAAAAAAGAAAACTGTCCTTTCATCTTGTAGGTATAGAAACTGTTTTCAGATTCCATTTCTGCCTTGAGTGCTGTATCCAATTCCTTGTATGATTTTATATTTTTTAAGGTGACGGTTTTCTCCGGCTTAAAATCCCACATAGTCATATAAGAAGCCTTACTGTTAGGAGTTGCCTTGTCGACCTTACCAACAGCATCGATAGTGTATATTTCGTTGTTTACCACTATAAATTCACTCTTAATGTTGTTTTCAAGACCTAGACCGTAGTTGCCATGCTCTAACATCTTGTTAGACGTTAAATCTCCATTGATAACCATCCCAAACAGCGTTAAAGTTGAACCATATTGATAAATAGCGGCAGCACTCTTTGTCTGTTTCATTTCTTATTTGGGTTTAAATTTTACATTACTGTTTTGTCATATGCTTCTATCGGGAATAGTTTGAGTAATATCCCGGTACGACACCCCTCACATAAATTACCATAACCATAAAATGAATTATCATGCGTTGCATTAGAGCAGCGAAATATGACTGAAAAACAGTGTAAGGCAGATCGTAGCTTGGCTAAAGTATCAACAATTATGTGTTGAGATACTAAAGTGTAGGTAACGAATGTGGCAGGCGAGGTGGTCTTCTCACATAACAAGGGAATACATTAAATCATTCGTGCAATTAGGTTTTCTATGCTGATTAGTCCCTGTCACGGAGAAATTTGTTGTTTAGAAAGTTTTGAGGCTCAATAAAGGCTATCATGACTGAAAATGATCAGCATGTTTTGTTGTCATGACATCCGCAATGTAATTGCTCAAATTCACATCACGTTCCAGTCCCATTTTTTTTCTGATGCGATGGCGGGAAATATGCACACTGTTTAGTGAAATATGTAAAAGAGAGGCCATTTCCTTACTGTCAAAATTGAGCTTGATAAGCGCACAATGCTTCTGTTCGGTAGGCGTCAAGTCAGGGTGTTTCTCTCTTAACTTGTCATAAAAATCAGCATTCACCTCCGTAAATCGTTTGTTAAACTGCTCCCACATATCCTTATTTCCTTTCGAAACTTTGACCTTCATAAGCTTGTAGCTTGCAGGCGAACCTTCTTTTAGCTTTTGCATCAGCTCATCTATGGTTTGATCTTTTTCAATCATCTGGAGGGTGTTAGCTGTCAGCTCCCGACTTTTGATATTAATAATTTCATCCGCTTTTTCTCTATCATAGTGGGCTTGCATTTTTATTTGGCTTTTTTCCATACTCGCTTTCCGAAGCTTGTATCTCATCTTCACCATAACTGCAATGACGAAAATACCCACCAATAAAAAGGCAATGGAAACTTTAAATCTTGACTGGATAATGTCATTCCGTTCAATGGTCAGGTTTTGATTGCGAATAAACTTATCCTTCTCTTTGATGGTTTCTTCATATTTGTTCTTAATCTGAAATAGCGCATTGTTAATGGCTGATTTGGCATTGAAAAGACTATCGGTGATGGCCATTGACTTATCCAAATAAGTGAATGCTTCATTGACATGGCCTAGTTTCTTATAGGCATGAGCCAGCTTTTTCAAAATTTCTACCTTTACGTCACTATGAATCTTTGTGCTTTCTATGGTTTGCAGACTGTTGAAATAGAATTGTGAGGCTTTTCTCCAGTTAGCTTGTTTAGCATATAAATCACCTAAAAACAAGCTGGTCATAACGTAGTAGGGGAGGTTATTTTTTTCAAAATACTGATGAGCGCTGTCAAGGTACTTTAGGGATTCAGTAAGCAGGTTGGTCTTTAAGTAAATATACCCTCTCTGTGCATCTACATATGCCGTGTTGGAAGGACTTAAATTAAACTTTTGTTTAGTGATGGAGCAGGAGTCCAAATAATCAAGAGCTGTTTGATATTGTTTTCTTTTTAGGTGATTGATGGCAATGGCGTAGTATACTTTAGTCAGGTTAGCATGACCTGTATTGTGAGCCGTTATGAAAGATTTTGTAAA
The Limibacter armeniacum DNA segment above includes these coding regions:
- a CDS encoding ester cyclase — its product is MDKEKLQATAMEYMKIWNAGNADLLYKYADSDIIADYTHFEKSYRGIADYKSVLEMTYNFFPDLKITIENLLPDEAEQKITVEWKYDGTHKNGNLFGVESSGKKISVSGITILEIKNGLVIKEKGIVDNLSLLMQLGAI
- a CDS encoding putative quinol monooxygenase produces the protein MSDKKLTFEETLTWMKTTDYSGAIGVTARFRVADEYVDEFVALLKDYSPYVLEEEGCLDYSFHRDWQNPNDFWLTEKWASPTILLQHLGPNARKGTKYEGSIPLDKFAAMNIFPDPAAIYKVGL
- a CDS encoding acetolactate decarboxylase; its protein translation is MKQTKSAAAIYQYGSTLTLFGMVINGDLTSNKMLEHGNYGLGLENNIKSEFIVVNNEIYTIDAVGKVDKATPNSKASYMTMWDFKPEKTVTLKNIKSYKELDTALKAEMESENSFYTYKMKGQFSFLEMGSAIEYKNNETLIENRERRVLYTNHDVSGIMVGHFTPNHAAATCFPGMHFHFISDDLKLGGHLEDIAFDQIDVEIQKVDTLVFTLPEVEAIKVADMNSAFLPPAVP
- a CDS encoding tetratricopeptide repeat protein, which produces MIVTDRDSAFILYNQVFPIFKEIDDTTHIIKCHIGLSDIYKNKGQYSIAYNHLWDALLMAEEVKDTLSLVDVHKDLGGLYTIYEKYDDALAHLKTSLGFTKSFITAHNTGHANLTKVYYAIAINHLKRKQYQTALDYLDSCSITKQKFNLSPSNTAYVDAQRGYIYLKTNLLTESLKYLDSAHQYFEKNNLPYYVMTSLFLGDLYAKQANWRKASQFYFNSLQTIESTKIHSDVKVEILKKLAHAYKKLGHVNEAFTYLDKSMAITDSLFNAKSAINNALFQIKNKYEETIKEKDKFIRNQNLTIERNDIIQSRFKVSIAFLLVGIFVIAVMVKMRYKLRKASMEKSQIKMQAHYDREKADEIINIKSRELTANTLQMIEKDQTIDELMQKLKEGSPASYKLMKVKVSKGNKDMWEQFNKRFTEVNADFYDKLREKHPDLTPTEQKHCALIKLNFDSKEMASLLHISLNSVHISRHRIRKKMGLERDVNLSNYIADVMTTKHADHFQS